A window of the Mesorhizobium opportunistum WSM2075 genome harbors these coding sequences:
- a CDS encoding zinc-binding metallopeptidase family protein: MKLFDCPHCGHRLYFENAQCLNCGSLVLYDPGHSRFALSGADGAFQCTNADECACNWMTEPGQAFCRACVLNQLIPDLSVGGNRRRWIRVEAAKKRAIYSLLAFGLPVAPKQAPTDEIGLAFDFLADPIGGGPGGERILTGHDNGLITLNVAEADSAEREKRRVEMGENYRTLLGHFRHELGHYYWDRLIRDDPQRLEAFRALFGDERADYEQALKTYYANGAPPDWQQDHISAYATSHPWEDWAETWAHHLHITDTLEMVHALNFPLGRLETVEANDLPQGDTGGGLQAAPSEPANTPEPFDKILARWLVLSEASNSINRCMGLPDLYPFVISDATARKLALVHDLLTGLPKEPGTNRELAQAL, encoded by the coding sequence ATGAAACTCTTCGACTGCCCGCATTGCGGCCACCGTCTCTACTTCGAGAACGCCCAGTGCCTGAATTGCGGAAGTCTCGTGCTCTATGATCCCGGCCATTCCCGCTTTGCCCTGTCGGGCGCCGACGGCGCCTTCCAGTGCACCAACGCCGACGAGTGCGCCTGCAACTGGATGACCGAACCCGGACAGGCTTTTTGCCGTGCCTGCGTGCTGAACCAGCTGATCCCCGATCTTTCGGTCGGCGGCAATCGCCGCCGCTGGATCCGGGTCGAGGCGGCCAAGAAGCGCGCCATCTATTCGCTGCTCGCCTTCGGCCTGCCGGTCGCGCCCAAGCAGGCCCCCACCGACGAGATCGGCCTCGCCTTCGACTTCCTCGCCGATCCGATCGGCGGCGGCCCGGGCGGCGAACGCATCCTCACCGGCCACGACAATGGCCTGATCACGCTCAATGTCGCGGAAGCCGATTCCGCCGAGCGCGAGAAGCGCCGCGTCGAGATGGGTGAGAATTATCGCACGCTGCTCGGCCATTTCCGCCATGAGCTCGGCCATTATTACTGGGACCGCCTGATCCGTGACGATCCGCAAAGGCTGGAAGCCTTCCGCGCCCTGTTCGGCGATGAACGCGCCGACTACGAACAGGCGCTGAAGACCTACTATGCCAACGGCGCGCCTCCCGACTGGCAACAAGACCACATCTCGGCCTACGCCACCTCGCATCCGTGGGAGGACTGGGCCGAAACCTGGGCCCACCATCTGCACATCACCGACACGCTGGAGATGGTTCATGCGCTGAACTTCCCGCTCGGCCGGCTGGAGACGGTGGAGGCCAACGACCTGCCGCAAGGCGACACCGGCGGCGGACTGCAGGCAGCACCTTCGGAACCCGCAAACACGCCCGAGCCCTTCGACAAGATCCTTGCCCGCTGGCTGGTGCTGTCGGAAGCCTCCAATTCGATCAACCGCTGCATGGGCCTGCCCGATCTCTACCCCTTCGTCATTTCGGACGCCACGGCGCGGAAACTGGCCCTGGTTCACGACCTTTTGACCGGCTTGCCGAAAGAACCGGGAACAAATCGTGAGTTGGCGCAAGCGCTTTAG
- a CDS encoding lytic murein transglycosylase: MAFLAKGRILAATVVAVLALATGVQAGPSCGKTGAGFEAWKQDFAADAKAEGVGSRGLAALAGATYATRTISADRAIHKAFSGSVEAFMKRRGGSAIISKGRALKKSNAALFNQIERNYGVSPGVLLAIWGMETGFGASMGNQNTVSAILTLAYDCRRPDYFHPHAIAALKLVDRGALSASSVGAMHGEVGHTQFLPGNVLKYAVGSGNLRDKATALASTANFLKGHGWRAGASANANMGAIAGWNSASVYQQAIAQIATAIDAD; encoded by the coding sequence ATGGCATTTCTTGCCAAGGGTAGGATTTTAGCGGCCACTGTAGTGGCGGTACTTGCGCTGGCAACGGGCGTGCAGGCAGGGCCCAGCTGCGGCAAGACCGGTGCCGGGTTCGAGGCCTGGAAACAGGATTTTGCCGCGGACGCCAAGGCCGAAGGTGTCGGCTCGAGGGGTCTGGCCGCCCTGGCCGGCGCCACTTACGCAACAAGGACGATCTCCGCCGACCGTGCAATCCACAAGGCTTTCAGCGGCTCGGTGGAAGCCTTCATGAAGCGCCGTGGCGGGTCCGCGATCATTTCCAAGGGTCGTGCGCTGAAGAAGTCGAACGCCGCGCTGTTCAACCAGATCGAACGGAACTACGGCGTCTCGCCGGGCGTATTGCTCGCCATCTGGGGTATGGAAACCGGCTTCGGTGCCTCCATGGGCAACCAGAACACGGTCTCCGCCATTTTGACGCTGGCCTATGATTGCCGCCGCCCGGACTATTTCCACCCGCATGCCATTGCGGCCTTGAAGCTGGTCGATCGCGGAGCGCTGAGCGCCTCGTCGGTCGGCGCCATGCATGGCGAGGTCGGCCACACGCAGTTCCTGCCCGGAAATGTCCTGAAGTATGCGGTCGGCAGCGGAAACCTGCGCGACAAGGCGACGGCGCTCGCTTCCACCGCCAACTTCCTCAAAGGCCACGGCTGGCGCGCCGGCGCGAGCGCAAACGCGAATATGGGCGCGATTGCCGGCTGGAATTCCGCGAGCGTCTATCAACAGGCCATCGCCCAAATCGCCACGGCGATCGACGCCGACTGA
- a CDS encoding aspartate-semialdehyde dehydrogenase → MSFKVAVVGATGNVGREMLNILEERGFPVSEVVALASRRSQGTEVSFGDRTLKVRTLDQYDFSDTDICIMSAGGNVSKEWSPKIGKQGCVVIDNSSAFRYDQDVPLIVPEVNPDAISLFTRKNIIANPNCSTAQLVVALKPLHDAATIKRVVVATYQSVSGAGKEGMDELFTQTRAVFVADQVDVKKFTKRIAFNVIPHIDVFLDDGFTKEEWKMVAETKKMLDPKIKLTATCVRVPVFIGHSEAVNIEFEKPITADEARDILRDAPGCQVLDKREDGGYITPLESAGEDATFISRIREDSTVDNGLSMWIVSDNLRKGAALNAVQIAELLVERGLIQPKKKAA, encoded by the coding sequence ATGAGTTTCAAGGTTGCAGTCGTCGGCGCCACGGGCAATGTGGGTCGGGAAATGCTCAACATACTGGAAGAGCGCGGCTTTCCGGTAAGCGAAGTGGTGGCGCTCGCCTCGCGGCGCAGCCAGGGCACGGAAGTGTCGTTCGGCGACCGCACGCTGAAGGTCAGGACGCTCGACCAGTATGATTTTTCCGACACCGACATCTGCATCATGTCGGCCGGCGGCAACGTCTCCAAGGAATGGTCGCCGAAGATCGGCAAGCAGGGCTGCGTGGTCATCGATAATTCGTCGGCCTTCCGCTACGACCAGGACGTGCCGCTGATCGTGCCGGAAGTGAACCCGGACGCGATCTCACTGTTCACGCGCAAGAACATCATCGCCAACCCGAACTGCTCGACGGCACAGCTGGTCGTGGCGCTGAAGCCGCTGCACGATGCCGCCACCATCAAGCGCGTCGTCGTCGCGACCTACCAATCGGTGTCCGGCGCCGGCAAGGAAGGCATGGACGAGCTGTTCACGCAGACGCGCGCGGTGTTCGTCGCCGACCAGGTCGACGTCAAGAAGTTCACCAAGCGCATCGCCTTCAACGTCATCCCGCATATCGACGTCTTCCTCGACGACGGCTTCACCAAGGAAGAGTGGAAGATGGTGGCCGAGACCAAGAAAATGCTCGACCCCAAGATCAAGCTGACGGCGACCTGCGTGCGCGTGCCGGTGTTCATCGGCCATTCGGAAGCGGTCAACATCGAGTTCGAAAAGCCGATCACCGCCGACGAGGCGCGCGATATCCTGCGCGATGCGCCGGGCTGCCAGGTCTTGGACAAGCGCGAGGATGGCGGCTACATCACGCCGTTGGAATCGGCCGGCGAGGACGCCACCTTCATCTCGCGCATCCGCGAGGATTCGACCGTCGACAACGGCCTGTCGATGTGGATCGTCTCCGACAATCTGCGCAAGGGCGCGGCGCTCAACGCGGTGCAGATCGCCGAGCTGCTGGTCGAGCGCGGACTGATCCAGCCGAAGAAGAAGGCGGCCTGA
- the ffh gene encoding signal recognition particle protein — translation MFESLQERLGSILNGLTGRGALSEADVSAALREVRRALLEADVALEVVRAFTDKVRDKAVGAAVLKSIKPGQMVVKIVHDELVDMLGAEGVAIDLNAPAPVVVMMVGLQGSGKTTTSAKIAKRLTERQNKKVLMASLDTRRPAAQEQLRQLGEQVKVATLPVIAGQNPVDIAKRAVQAAKLGGHDVVILDTAGRTHIDEPLMVEMADIKKVSSPHEILLVADSLTGQDAVNLAKSFDERVGITGLVLTRMDGDGRGGAALSMRAVTGKPIKLIGTGEKMDGLEEFHPKRIADRILGMGDIVSLVEKAAENIDAEQAAAMAKKMQSGKFDLNDLAQQLQQMSKMGGMGGIMGMMPGMGKMKDQMAAAGLDDKMFGRQLAIISSMTKAERANPDMLKHSRKKRIAAGSGTDAAEINKLLKMHRGMADMMKAMGGKGKGGGLMRGMMGGLASKMGLGSMMPGGMGGMGGMPDLSKMDPKQLEALQKQAQAAGLGGMKGLPGGSGLPGLPGLPGLPGGTKLPGLPGLGGGGLPGLGKKK, via the coding sequence ATGTTTGAGTCCCTGCAGGAGCGTCTTGGCTCCATCCTGAACGGCCTGACCGGCCGCGGCGCGCTGTCGGAGGCTGATGTCTCGGCGGCGCTGCGCGAGGTGCGCCGTGCGCTGCTCGAGGCCGACGTGGCGCTCGAAGTGGTGCGCGCCTTCACCGACAAGGTGCGCGATAAGGCCGTCGGCGCCGCCGTGCTGAAGTCGATCAAGCCCGGCCAAATGGTCGTCAAGATCGTCCATGACGAGCTGGTCGACATGCTGGGCGCCGAAGGCGTGGCCATCGACCTCAATGCGCCGGCGCCCGTCGTCGTCATGATGGTCGGCCTGCAGGGCTCCGGCAAGACGACCACTTCGGCCAAGATCGCCAAGCGCCTGACCGAGCGCCAGAACAAGAAAGTCCTGATGGCCTCGCTCGACACGCGGCGGCCCGCCGCGCAAGAGCAGCTGCGCCAGCTCGGCGAGCAGGTCAAGGTGGCGACGCTGCCGGTCATTGCCGGCCAGAACCCGGTCGACATCGCCAAGCGCGCCGTCCAGGCGGCCAAGCTCGGCGGCCATGACGTCGTCATCCTCGACACTGCCGGCCGCACCCATATCGACGAGCCGTTGATGGTCGAGATGGCCGACATCAAGAAGGTGTCGAGCCCGCACGAGATTCTGCTGGTCGCGGATTCGCTGACCGGCCAGGACGCCGTCAACCTGGCGAAAAGCTTCGACGAACGCGTCGGCATCACCGGCCTTGTGCTGACCCGCATGGACGGCGACGGCCGCGGCGGCGCCGCACTTTCGATGCGCGCCGTCACCGGCAAGCCGATCAAGCTGATCGGCACCGGCGAAAAGATGGACGGGCTGGAGGAATTCCACCCCAAGCGCATCGCCGACCGTATCCTCGGCATGGGCGACATCGTCAGCCTGGTCGAGAAGGCCGCCGAGAACATCGACGCCGAGCAGGCGGCGGCGATGGCCAAGAAGATGCAGTCGGGCAAGTTCGACCTGAACGACCTCGCCCAGCAGCTTCAGCAGATGTCGAAGATGGGTGGCATGGGCGGCATCATGGGCATGATGCCGGGCATGGGCAAGATGAAGGACCAGATGGCCGCCGCCGGTCTCGACGACAAGATGTTCGGCCGCCAGCTCGCCATCATCTCCTCGATGACCAAGGCCGAGCGCGCCAATCCCGATATGCTCAAGCACTCGCGCAAGAAGCGCATCGCCGCCGGCTCCGGCACCGACGCGGCCGAGATCAACAAGCTCCTGAAGATGCATCGCGGCATGGCCGACATGATGAAGGCGATGGGCGGCAAGGGCAAAGGCGGCGGCCTGATGCGCGGCATGATGGGCGGCCTTGCCTCCAAGATGGGCCTCGGCAGCATGATGCCTGGTGGCATGGGAGGTATGGGCGGGATGCCTGACCTGTCCAAGATGGATCCCAAGCAGCTCGAAGCCTTGCAGAAGCAGGCGCAGGCCGCGGGCCTTGGCGGTATGAAGGGTCTTCCTGGCGGTAGTGGCCTGCCCGGCCTGCCCGGCCTGCCCGGCCTGCCCGGCGGCACGAAACTTCCGGGGCTTCCCGGCCTGGGTGGCGGCGGACTGCCCGGCCTTGGCAAGAAGAAGTGA
- a CDS encoding ACT domain-containing protein — protein sequence MTGETDLKTLLASMTPELLDGIYVFATLAPGIPQPEGLEPLMIFREREGTTLIVPEAAAHAAGLAASFRCRMITLNIHSSLEAVGFLAAITTRLATAGMGVNPVSAFYHDHLFVPAERAEEAMELLMELAKENRV from the coding sequence ATGACTGGCGAAACCGATCTGAAGACATTGCTGGCATCGATGACGCCGGAATTGCTGGATGGCATTTATGTCTTCGCCACGCTGGCGCCTGGAATTCCCCAGCCGGAAGGCCTCGAACCGCTCATGATATTCCGCGAGCGCGAGGGCACGACGCTGATCGTGCCCGAGGCGGCGGCCCATGCCGCCGGGCTGGCCGCCTCGTTCCGCTGCCGGATGATCACGCTGAACATCCACTCATCGCTGGAAGCAGTCGGCTTCCTCGCCGCCATCACCACGCGACTGGCAACCGCCGGCATGGGCGTCAATCCGGTCTCGGCTTTCTACCACGATCACCTGTTCGTGCCGGCGGAGCGGGCCGAGGAGGCAATGGAGCTGCTGATGGAACTGGCCAAGGAGAACAGAGTTTAG
- the rpsP gene encoding 30S ribosomal protein S16, whose amino-acid sequence MALKIRLARAGSKKRPYYHVVVADARSPRDGRFIESLGSWNPLLPKDGERVKVDADRVKHWLSHGAQPTDRVLRFLDEAGLAKRDARSNPKKAEPGKKAQERAALLKKAQEDAAAAVAAAAAAPAEAEAATAE is encoded by the coding sequence ATGGCACTGAAGATCAGACTGGCCCGTGCGGGTTCGAAGAAGCGTCCTTACTACCACGTTGTCGTCGCCGACGCCCGTTCGCCGCGCGACGGCCGGTTCATCGAGTCGCTCGGCTCGTGGAACCCGCTGCTGCCCAAGGACGGCGAGCGCGTCAAGGTCGACGCCGACCGTGTCAAGCATTGGCTGTCGCATGGCGCCCAGCCGACGGACCGCGTGCTGCGCTTCCTCGACGAGGCCGGCCTTGCCAAGCGCGACGCCCGCTCCAACCCGAAGAAGGCCGAGCCGGGCAAGAAGGCGCAGGAGCGCGCCGCCCTGCTGAAGAAGGCGCAGGAAGACGCCGCGGCCGCCGTTGCGGCTGCTGCCGCCGCTCCGGCCGAGGCGGAAGCCGCCACCGCCGAGTAA
- a CDS encoding DEAD/DEAH box helicase, translating to MSNFEALVPALAKALEKRGYSDLTPVQKAVLELGQADALVSAQTGSGKTVAFGLAMAPTLLDGADRFAPATAPLALAVAPTRELALQVTRELEWLYEMTGATVASCVGGMDMRTERRALERGAHIVVGTPGRLRDHITRNSLDMSALKAVVLDEADEMLDLGFREDLEFILDAAPAERRTLMFSATVPRSIATLAQGYQRDAVRISAAGEEKQHLDIEYRALSVAPADRENAIINVLRFYEAKNALVFCNTRAAVNHLTARFNNRNFSVVALSGELSQNERSHALQAMRDGRAKVCIATDVAARGIDLPNLELVIHADLPTNPETLLHRSGRTGRAGRKGVSALIVPGSARRRTERLLQSAKLTATWASPPSADDVMRRDDERILADPAFDEPVKDDERAFIDALLSQHGAEQVAAAFVRQCRASRSAPEDLMDVAPFTPSRERPAGEGFARRDEAPSRRDDFGASVWFSLSIGRRQNAEPRWLIPMLCRTGSISKREIGAIKMQPEETFVQIAADWADRFLTAIGPDRKLQGNIVVKRLDGTPDLSRAGYQPPSPDKKPHRGKAPFDPNAPKHKFEKRAPAAERPAAAHEAKPWAKKPGKPKFDNAGPPKHKKAKKRPG from the coding sequence ATGTCCAACTTCGAAGCACTTGTTCCCGCGCTGGCAAAGGCGCTGGAAAAACGCGGCTATTCCGACCTGACCCCGGTCCAGAAGGCCGTCCTGGAGCTCGGCCAGGCCGATGCGCTGGTCTCGGCGCAGACCGGCTCCGGCAAGACCGTCGCCTTCGGCCTTGCCATGGCGCCGACGCTGCTCGACGGTGCGGACCGCTTTGCCCCAGCCACAGCGCCATTGGCGCTGGCGGTGGCGCCGACGCGCGAACTGGCGCTGCAGGTGACGCGCGAACTGGAATGGCTCTACGAAATGACCGGCGCCACGGTGGCGTCCTGCGTCGGCGGCATGGACATGCGCACAGAGCGGCGCGCGCTGGAGCGCGGCGCCCACATCGTCGTCGGCACGCCCGGCCGGCTGCGTGACCACATAACCCGAAACTCGCTCGACATGTCGGCGCTGAAAGCCGTCGTGCTCGACGAGGCCGACGAGATGCTCGATCTCGGTTTTCGCGAGGATCTCGAATTCATCCTCGACGCAGCCCCCGCCGAGCGCCGCACGCTGATGTTCTCGGCCACCGTGCCGCGCTCGATCGCCACGCTCGCCCAGGGCTATCAGCGTGACGCCGTGCGCATCTCGGCCGCCGGTGAGGAAAAACAGCATCTCGACATCGAGTACCGGGCGCTCAGCGTCGCCCCGGCCGACCGCGAGAACGCCATCATCAACGTACTGCGTTTTTATGAGGCGAAGAACGCGCTGGTGTTCTGCAACACGCGCGCCGCCGTCAATCATCTCACCGCGCGCTTCAACAACCGCAACTTTTCGGTCGTGGCGCTGTCGGGCGAGCTCAGCCAGAACGAGCGCAGCCATGCGCTGCAGGCGATGCGCGACGGCCGCGCCAAGGTCTGCATCGCCACCGATGTCGCGGCGCGCGGCATCGACCTGCCCAATCTCGAACTGGTCATCCACGCCGACCTGCCGACCAACCCGGAAACGCTGCTGCACCGCAGCGGCCGCACCGGGCGCGCCGGGCGCAAGGGCGTCAGCGCGCTGATCGTGCCGGGCAGCGCCCGCCGGCGCACCGAACGCCTGCTGCAGAGCGCCAAGCTGACCGCGACATGGGCAAGCCCGCCATCGGCCGACGACGTGATGCGGCGCGACGACGAGCGCATCCTTGCCGATCCGGCCTTCGACGAGCCGGTCAAGGACGACGAGCGCGCCTTCATCGACGCGCTTCTGAGCCAGCATGGCGCCGAGCAGGTGGCCGCCGCCTTCGTGCGCCAGTGCCGCGCCAGCCGCTCCGCGCCCGAGGATCTGATGGATGTGGCACCCTTCACGCCCTCGCGTGAAAGACCGGCGGGCGAAGGTTTCGCGCGCCGCGACGAAGCGCCCAGCCGGCGCGACGATTTCGGCGCCAGCGTCTGGTTTTCGCTGTCGATCGGACGCCGGCAGAATGCCGAGCCGCGCTGGCTGATCCCGATGCTGTGCCGTACCGGCAGCATCTCGAAGCGCGAGATCGGCGCCATCAAGATGCAGCCGGAAGAGACCTTCGTGCAGATCGCCGCCGACTGGGCCGATCGTTTCCTGACGGCGATCGGTCCCGACCGCAAACTCCAGGGCAACATCGTGGTCAAGCGGCTGGACGGCACACCGGACCTGTCGCGGGCCGGCTACCAGCCGCCAAGCCCCGACAAGAAACCGCATCGCGGCAAGGCGCCGTTCGACCCCAACGCACCGAAGCACAAGTTCGAGAAGCGTGCACCGGCAGCCGAACGCCCCGCCGCCGCGCATGAGGCGAAGCCGTGGGCGAAGAAGCCGGGCAAGCCGAAATTCGACAATGCCGGCCCGCCGAAGCACAAGAAGGCGAAGAAGCGGCCAGGTTGA
- a CDS encoding acyl-CoA thioester hydrolase/BAAT C-terminal domain-containing protein has translation MGERAITEDILSGGVAGKLLRCTGATTGVVVLSGSSGRVDVARARLFARQGASALALRWFGGEGQVPGICEVPLETFFAATDHLAGLGCRRIVYVGTSKGAEASLLAAAHDPRIDAVVAISPTSVVWGNIGPGRDGIAWPERSSWTLEGLPLPFVPTDPNWNASHVDGLVSYRELFKHCLTNFWEEAARAAIPVEAIPAEIVLVAGGDDALWPSLDFAEAIVQRRKDAGKATRLVSAPDAGHRILLPGETTSRSISHAHGGNDRADADLGREAWEYIRKLL, from the coding sequence ATGGGCGAACGGGCAATCACGGAAGACATCCTGTCCGGTGGCGTTGCCGGAAAGCTGTTGCGATGCACCGGCGCCACGACGGGCGTCGTTGTCTTGAGCGGATCCAGCGGCCGCGTCGACGTCGCTCGCGCGCGGCTGTTTGCCAGGCAAGGGGCGTCGGCGCTCGCTCTCCGCTGGTTTGGCGGCGAAGGCCAGGTTCCCGGCATCTGCGAGGTCCCTCTCGAGACGTTTTTCGCCGCAACCGACCATCTCGCCGGACTGGGATGCCGGCGCATCGTCTATGTCGGCACGTCCAAGGGTGCCGAAGCATCCTTGCTCGCGGCGGCCCATGACCCGCGCATCGATGCCGTGGTGGCGATCAGCCCGACATCGGTGGTTTGGGGAAACATCGGGCCGGGCCGCGACGGCATCGCCTGGCCTGAACGATCGTCGTGGACCCTGGAGGGGCTTCCATTGCCGTTCGTTCCAACCGACCCGAACTGGAACGCAAGCCATGTCGACGGCCTGGTGTCCTACCGAGAACTCTTCAAGCACTGCCTGACAAATTTCTGGGAGGAAGCGGCCAGGGCCGCCATTCCGGTCGAGGCAATCCCGGCCGAGATCGTGCTGGTCGCGGGCGGCGACGACGCGCTGTGGCCATCGCTGGATTTCGCCGAAGCGATCGTTCAGCGCCGAAAAGATGCCGGAAAGGCCACACGCCTGGTTTCAGCGCCCGACGCTGGCCACCGCATCCTCTTGCCGGGGGAAACCACCTCACGTTCGATATCCCACGCGCATGGCGGCAACGATCGCGCCGATGCGGATCTCGGCCGGGAAGCCTGGGAATACATCCGAAAACTGCTCTGA
- a CDS encoding chorismate mutase, with amino-acid sequence MNEDKDMADARTILAGYRASIDNIDAALIHMLAERFRCTKAVGVLKAEHGLPPADPAREQQQIARLRQLAHDAHLDPDFAEKFLNFVVREVIRHHEQIAASSSGGTKNPLPTA; translated from the coding sequence ATGAACGAAGACAAGGACATGGCCGACGCACGCACCATCCTGGCCGGCTACCGCGCCTCGATCGACAACATCGATGCCGCCCTCATCCACATGCTGGCCGAGCGCTTCCGCTGCACCAAGGCGGTCGGCGTGCTGAAGGCCGAGCATGGCTTGCCGCCGGCCGACCCGGCGCGCGAGCAGCAGCAGATAGCCCGTCTTCGCCAGCTGGCGCATGACGCACATCTCGACCCCGATTTCGCGGAGAAATTCCTCAACTTCGTCGTCCGCGAAGTGATCCGACACCACGAACAGATCGCCGCTTCGAGCAGCGGCGGGACAAAAAATCCGCTGCCAACGGCGTGA
- a CDS encoding YMGG-like glycine zipper-containing protein, whose amino-acid sequence MTKILTILVLATALGACSQTEKGAAVGGLGGAAVGAAVAGDPVQGAVVGGAVGAVAGALIGHASESGKCRYRDRYGRVYVDRCPSGY is encoded by the coding sequence ATGACGAAAATCTTGACCATTCTGGTGTTGGCGACGGCGCTCGGCGCATGTTCGCAGACGGAAAAAGGCGCTGCCGTGGGTGGCCTTGGCGGTGCCGCGGTCGGTGCCGCGGTTGCGGGCGATCCGGTGCAGGGCGCGGTTGTCGGGGGCGCTGTCGGTGCCGTGGCCGGCGCGCTGATCGGCCATGCCAGCGAAAGCGGCAAGTGCCGATACCGCGACCGCTATGGTCGGGTCTATGTCGACCGCTGTCCGAGCGGCTATTGA
- a CDS encoding DUF1236 domain-containing protein, translating into MKSVLFPAVAGMLTVMSGSALADTAVSAVTDLNVRAGPGPQYPVIGVLAAGQSATLNGCIENSKWCTIAEAGGQGWVYSDYVTADFGGSRVVLTQRPHGSSVAVVSPPEDIGDYSTDYTGAIVAGEPVDAIPRPPAEVRTYVSTHRLDPVYLEGEVVTGATLPDTVELREIPDYNYRYVYVNGQPTLVDPQTRRIMYVVR; encoded by the coding sequence ATGAAATCCGTATTGTTTCCCGCAGTCGCCGGTATGCTGACCGTGATGTCGGGTTCAGCGCTTGCCGATACCGCCGTCTCGGCGGTCACCGATCTCAACGTTCGCGCCGGCCCCGGCCCGCAATATCCGGTCATCGGCGTGCTCGCCGCCGGCCAGTCGGCAACGCTCAATGGCTGCATCGAGAACAGCAAATGGTGCACCATCGCCGAAGCCGGCGGCCAGGGCTGGGTCTATTCCGACTATGTCACGGCCGATTTCGGCGGCAGCCGGGTGGTGCTGACGCAGCGCCCGCACGGCTCCAGCGTCGCCGTCGTCTCGCCGCCGGAAGACATCGGCGACTACTCGACCGATTATACCGGAGCGATCGTCGCCGGCGAGCCGGTCGATGCCATCCCGCGACCACCAGCCGAAGTCAGGACCTATGTCAGTACGCACCGTCTCGACCCCGTCTATCTCGAAGGCGAGGTGGTGACCGGCGCAACGCTGCCCGACACCGTCGAACTGCGCGAAATCCCGGACTATAACTACCGCTATGTCTATGTGAACGGCCAGCCGACGCTGGTCGATCCGCAGACGCGGCGCATCATGTACGTGGTGCGCTGA
- a CDS encoding AraC family transcriptional regulator has protein sequence MKAALENYQARMQRVLDHIDQHLDDDLGLEALSGVAAFSKYHFHRQFTSTFGLSVHRYVQLARMKRASYRLAESDAQSVTDIAIDAGYDAPDAFARAFRQRFGQSPSSFRKSPDWGSWLMAFGPLEKARNTLMQIIFDHTDVTIRDVPPTPVAIMEHRGDRATLQDTIQRFIAWRKAAGLSPETSPTFNVFRSEREPAVPADYSMDICAGTDQPIEANDAQMKAGVIPGGRCAVLRYPGNTNNLEPAALYLYREWLPASGEEARDFPIYCQRHLSHFPEGPLREVVVELFLPLK, from the coding sequence TTGAAGGCAGCACTTGAAAACTACCAAGCCCGAATGCAGCGGGTGCTGGACCACATCGACCAGCATCTGGATGACGATCTGGGCCTGGAGGCGTTGAGCGGTGTCGCGGCGTTCTCGAAATACCATTTCCATCGGCAGTTCACGTCCACCTTCGGGTTGTCCGTGCATCGCTATGTCCAGCTCGCCCGCATGAAGCGCGCTTCATACAGGCTTGCCGAAAGTGACGCCCAAAGCGTCACCGATATCGCGATTGATGCCGGCTACGACGCGCCGGATGCCTTCGCACGCGCCTTTCGGCAACGGTTCGGACAATCGCCCTCGTCGTTCCGGAAGTCTCCCGACTGGGGGTCGTGGCTTATGGCCTTCGGGCCCCTCGAAAAAGCAAGGAACACGCTCATGCAGATAATCTTTGATCACACCGACGTGACGATCCGCGATGTGCCCCCGACGCCGGTGGCGATCATGGAGCATCGCGGAGACCGGGCGACGCTCCAGGACACCATCCAGCGGTTCATCGCCTGGCGTAAGGCCGCGGGCTTGTCGCCCGAGACAAGCCCGACCTTCAACGTCTTTCGTTCCGAAAGAGAGCCTGCGGTCCCGGCTGACTATAGCATGGACATCTGTGCCGGGACCGACCAACCGATCGAGGCGAATGACGCGCAGATGAAGGCTGGCGTGATCCCTGGCGGACGCTGTGCGGTGCTGCGCTACCCCGGCAATACCAACAATCTCGAACCCGCAGCACTTTACCTTTATCGTGAGTGGCTTCCTGCCAGCGGCGAGGAAGCACGCGACTTTCCAATCTATTGCCAACGACATCTGTCCCACTTCCCGGAGGGGCCGCTACGCGAAGTGGTCGTTGAACTCTTTCTGCCTCTGAAATAG